Proteins found in one Plasmodium malariae genome assembly, chromosome: 13 genomic segment:
- the PmUG01_13035800 gene encoding cyclophilin, putative: protein MSEVYSIEPKTYGKVIICTSLGELEVLLFSNECPIACQNFIQLCLNNYYNKNKFFRVIPKFLIQTGDHTNTGLHNEYAFNEPFKNEYNSRLKFLYTGCLSFANLNIDKPSNGSQFFITLDKADYLNNKSTLFGKIAKHSIYNLLKFNNIKTNKNDEPIEDVPYIEYVKIIENPFHHLVPYVNYDNNSKYEKENFKHETLKKKEQKELKSNLLSFAYSDNECVEGDASEGDASEEDASEGDASEGDANEEVVVEGEAHKEEAGEGDASEEDASEGDANEEVVVEGEAGEENSVECEKGSTTSNKLRKDEVYIFKNKKAHYNSSDNNNFDEANTRMKEEKKDKDNSSSMINKKDNNLNLEKINILKKRTNDIVKSNTKKSKNALIVKDLTDLDEEYLKKMKKYNKMSKREREKQSLKKLEEFDNRLKDLFSTEKSDGVMKHDWLNRTGLKFRIDSSSAYEHEDIKKNVIDTMDNERKNLYDSKFNMGKYIKQKGEKKENDK from the exons ATGTCAGAAGTTTATAGTATTGAGCCTAAAACATACGGTAAGgtaattatatgtacaagTTTAGGTGAGTTAGAAGTTTTACTTTTTAGTAATGAATGCCCAATAGCTTGTCAGAATTTTATTCAGCtatgtttaaataattattataataaaaataaattttttcgaGTTATCCCAAAATTCTTGATTCAGACAGGGGACCACACAAATACGGGGTTGC ACAACGAATACGCATTTAATGAaccttttaaaaatgaatataacagtagattaaaatttttatatacggGTTGTTTATCATTTGcaaatttaaatatagaCAAACCATCGAATGGAAGTCAGTTTTTCATTACACTAGATAAAGCAGAttacttaaataataaaagcacgttatttggaaaaattgcaaaacatagcatttataatttattaaaatttaataatataaaaacaaataaaaatgatgaacCGATAGAAGATGTGCCATATAttgaatatgtaaaaattattgaaaacCCTTTTCACCATTTAGTGCCTTATGttaattatgataataattcaaaatacgaaaaggaaaattttaaacatgaaacattaaaaaaaaaggagcaaAAAGAACTGAAAAGTAATTTGCTTTCATTCGCATATAGTGACAACGAGTGCGTTGAAGGGGACGCCAGTGAAGGGGACGCCAGTGAAGAGGACGCCAGTGAAGGGGACGCCAGTGAAGGGGACGCCAATGAAGAGGTCGTTGTTGAAGGGGAGGCACATAAGGAGGAAGCAGGTGAAGGGGACGCCAGTGAAGAGGACGCCAGTGAAGGGGACGCCAATGAAGAGGTCGTTGTTGAAGGGGAGGCAGGTGAAGAGAATTCTGTTGAATGTGAGAAAGGTAGCACCACTAGTAACAAATTACGAAAAGATGAAGTTtacattttcaaaaataagaaaGCGCATTACAATAGCAGCGATAACAACAATTTTGATGAGGCAAATACAAGAATGaaggaggaaaaaaaggataaagaCAATTCATCATCAATGATCAATAAGAAGGATAACAACTtgaatttagaaaaaattaatattttaaaaaagagaacAAATGATATAGTAAAATCGAACACtaagaaaagtaaaaatgctTTAATCGTTAAGGATCTAACCGATTTA gACGAAGAGTATTTAAAGAAGATGAAAAAGTATAACAAGATGTCCAAAAGGGAGAGGGAAAAACAG TCGCTGAAAAAGTTGGAGGAGTTTGATAATCGTCTGAAGGACCTTTTTTCAACGG AAAAAAGCGACGGAGTTATGAAGCACGACTGGTTAAACAGGACGGGTCTGAAGTTTCGCATTGACTCATCCAGT gcTTATGAGCATGAagacattaaaaaaaat gTAATCGATACAATGGacaatgaaagaaaaaatttgtatGATTCCAAATTTAACATGGGG aaatatataaaacaaaagggagaaaaaaaggagaatgATAAGTAG
- the PmUG01_13035900 gene encoding ankyrin, putative yields MFKKIHLSLKKKEKKDMHLHKLKKIYSQLKVIRYFMYIHNDEIKYIFIKLLYKKLFHSKTISAIIIDDLTLFIKKCRDKVVIDGNTISEKSVLKNSQCDEVFSILNIKTQLNNHLTFLIKKIRNSSLEKEGSYKKDYVLKNYDTKRNRHILLGVIKWLLYSYRKRERSKVKRDIRVTEEEDRISGRRLIWMSNKNDGFSPSYGHKISGRKKMSKNYLNGYRINNKIGNTKILMGAVKSNLKVNKKCSRERSTTCLRNSNKDCYFSMEKKNITACYPYLSKCTDHDVFSGNLYQHALYPVKVKKELKKANISEFYTNSINLKSDKCYIPNDNNFSSNSFFKILLSCNGNGYLLNNKKKQNNVVVNGERKHFIYGKNYLDRKISTTMNITSNKKFFKKIFIKSLECTSHPYIYNLNCRTCHFICSINKTYSIIKRIKCIEPCCNIGCKKIFKEWVSNSFILNSGKGKNWHIHPRRYKKELDKNGKKGGTEKMKDHTEGRKIDRSEFPADWADERSENREEYMAEYTRKYTIKKTCKKMRKNTGECEKVHISPHTSNSNDKKKINCTLKKNENNKRSSKNEHETVEAYLINFCRINSNDSLIEVNQRINGREIDRTNEREVDRTNEREVDRMNERANEWTNERANEWTNEREVDRANERANAWTNAYNEELSYSELDVYMGEYREGLGGSSMMDDISDMQPIHLATKEGNIELVKTFIKSGTYINSKTRIRKFTPLHLSASKGDIDSVKFLVSNNADINALSSDNETPLWCASISNHLEVCKYFLENGALVNLNLGKKYDSPLHAACMMGNFDIVKLLTEKGADITCLDLNLLEPLHYASFEGHKGIVKYLIYKQIEQSLSKKMEEIVSIMKKYNVYIKNLEMHYYLKYKSIFKKRITSKALCCAITSGNYKIVDVILKKGADPNYFDARLQLFPIHAASITGNIRIFKSLIQRGANVFMRTTCDNLPIDLTEDNEIRQFTLQYSRKINLRNAWILRIKTKTHIFSLLTYDSFYHLCTFF; encoded by the coding sequence atgtttaaaaaaattcacCTCAGcttgaagaaaaaagaaaagaaggaCATGCATTTacacaaattaaaaaagatatattctCAATTAAAAGTTATCcgatattttatgtatatacataatgatgaaattaaatatatttttattaagttGTTATACAAGAAACTTTTTCACTCGAAAACCATTTCTGCTATTATAATAGATGACCTGAccttgttcataaaaaaatgtagggACAAAGTTGTAATTGATGGAAATACAATAAGTGAAAAAtctgttttaaaaaattctcaATGTGATGAAGTATttagtattttaaatataaagactcaattaaataatcatttaacgtttttaattaaaaaaattagaaattcTTCTTTGGAAAAAGAGGGAAGTTATAAGAAAGATTATGTCTTGAAAAACTATGATACGAAGAGAAACAGACATATTTTGTTAGGTGTAATTAAATGGTTGTTATATAGCTATCGAAAGAGGGAAAGGTCAAAAGTGAAAAGGGATATCAGAGTAACTGAAGAGGAAGATCGAATAAGCGGAAGGCGGCTCATCTGGATGAGTAACAAAAACGACGGTTTTTCTCCGTCATATGGGCATAAAATAAGTGGTaggaaaaaaatgagtaaaaaTTACCTGAATGGATACAggataaataacaaaataggaaatacaaaaattttaatgggAGCGGtaaaaagtaatttaaaggtaaacaaaaaatgttCAAGAGAAAGGAGTACTACATGTTTAAGAAATAGTAACAAGGATTGCTATTTTTCTATggagaaaaagaatataacaGCATGCTATCCGTACCTCTCAAAATGTACGGATCATGATGTTTTTTCTGGTAATTTATACCAACATGCTCTTTACCCTGTTAAGGTAAAAAAGGAGTTGAAAAAAGCGAACATCTCCGAGTTTTATACAAACagtattaatttaaaatctGACAAGTGCTACATTccaaatgataataatttttcgagtaattctttttttaaaattttactttcatGCAATGGTAATGGTTATctcttaaataataaaaaaaagcaaaataatgtGGTTGTCAATGGAGAGAGAAAACACTTCATATATGGTAAGAACTACCTTGACAGAAAAATTAGTACCACAATGAACATAacaagtaataaaaaattttttaaaaaaatatttataaaaagccTAGAATGTACAAGtcatccatatatatataacttgaACTGTCGCACTTGCCACTTTATATGTTCAATCAACAAAACTTACAGTATTATCAAACgtataaaatgtatagaGCCATGTTGCAATATTGGCTGTAAAAAGATTTTCAAAGAGTGGGTTAgcaattcttttattttaaattcaGGTAAGGGGAAAAATTGGCATATTCATCCGAGGAGGTACAAGAAAGAGTTGGATAAAAACGGTAAAAAGGGAGgaacagaaaaaatgaaggatCATACTGAAGGAAGAAAAATCGATAGAAGTGAATTCCCCGCTGACTGGGCGGATGAAAGAAGCGAAAATAGGGAAGAATACATGGCAGAATATACAAGAAAATATACGATAAAAAAGACGTGTAAAAAGATGAGAAAAAATACTGGAGAATGTGAAAAAGTTCATATAAGCCCACACACCAGCAACAGCAATgataagaagaaaataaattgtacgttgaagaaaaatgaaaacaataaGAGGAGCTCAAAGAATGAACACGAAACAGTGGAagcatatttaataaatttttgcaGAATTAATAGTAACGACAGCTTAATAGAAGTAAATCAAAGGATAAACGGAAGGGAAATCGACAGAACGAACGAAAGGGAAGTCGACAGAACGAATGAAAGGGAAGTCGACAGAATGAACGAAAGGGCAAACGAATGGACGAACGAAAGGGCAAACGAATGGACGAACGAAAGGGAAGTCGACAGAGCGAATGAAAGGGCAAACGCATGGACGAATGCATATAATGAAGAACTGAGTTATAGCGAATTGGATGTATACATGGGAGAGTACAGAGAAGGTCTAGGGGGGTCCTCTATGATGGATGATATCTCAGATATGCAACCAATACATTTAGCAACAAAAGAAGGTAACATTGAGTTagtaaaaacatttataaagtcaggcacatatataaatagtaaaacaagaataagaaaatttacACCATTACATTTATCAGCCTCGAAAGGTGATATCGATTCAGTTAAATTTTTAGTTAGTAATAATGCTGATATAAATGCATTGTCATCTGATAATGAAACTCCCCTATGGTGTGCGTCTATATCAAATCATTTAGAAGTTTGCAAATATTTTCTAGAGAATGGTGCATtagttaatttaaatttaggtaaaaaatatgactCCCCTTTACATGCTGCATGTATGATGGGTAACTTTGATATTGTAAAATTGTTAACTGAAAAAGGAGCAGATATTACATGCTTggatttaaatttattggAACCACTTCATTATGCTTCCTTTGAAGGGCATAAAGGTATtgtgaaatatttaatttataaacaaattGAACAATCATTGagtaaaaaaatggaagaaattGTTAgcattatgaaaaaatataatgtatacatcaaaaatttagaaatgcattattatttgaaatataaatctatttttaaaaaaagaataacaaGTAAAGCATTATGTTGTGCAATAACTTCgggaaattataaaattgttgatgttattttaaaaaaaggagctGACCCAAATTATTTTGATGCACGCTTGCAACTATTTCCAATTCATGCTGCATCCATAACTGGCAATAtcagaatatttaaaagtttAATACAAAGAGGAGCAAATGTGTTTATGAGAACTACCTGTGATAACTTACCCATAGATCTTACAGAAGATAACGAAATTAGACAATTTACTTTGCAATACtcaagaaaaattaatttaagaAATGCCTGGATTTTAAggataaaaacaaaaactcacattttttcacttttgaCGTATGACTCCTTTTACCATCTTTGCACTTTCTTTTAA
- the NOG2 gene encoding nucleolar GTP-binding protein 2, putative produces the protein MVRRGNLRLKNLKLARSNVSNVKLDSRSISKENERKKKEEKQKRLKMYRKKADLKKMNKKINEVRRIEPNIKWFNNSRIISQNKLEIFRNKLEECTHDPFSIVIKRSKIPFELLKDEKDCVTKKYKNENLLRIENYNDVFSKKKKRKKPKLNVCTMEEFANNAKRKLCKYETEKDTSLVEKKEKNKNKEREKKYSRDELLKIGQSKRIWTELYKVIDSSDIILEVLDARDPVGTRCKRVEQNIKKHRSNKHIILLINKIDLIPTSVAEKWIKLLSKEYPTIAYHASINKPFGKDDLFNIIRQFSQFYKNQKKKHIHIGLIGYPNVGKSAIINSLKKKVVCVSASVPGQTKYWQFIKLTTKIYLIDSPGIVPYNIEDSDKIIRNTMRLEKITNPHFYIDDILKIVNKKYILNIYKLPQDLTFENSEEFLEILAKKMGKLLKGGQPDITAASKIIISDWIKGKIPYFVNPDTYLREGSGEKQIGVEEGESEEFDKCNESNGEKYVEDK, from the coding sequence ATGGTGAGGAGGGGAAACCTGAGGTTGAAAAACCTAAAACTTGCTCGGAGCAACGTGAGCAACGTAAAACTTGACAGTCGTTCGATAagtaaagaaaatgaaagaaagaaaaaggagGAAAAGCAGAAACGCTTAAAAATGTATAGGAAGAAAGcggatttaaaaaaaatgaacaaaaaaattaacgaaGTAAGAAGAATAGAACCCAATATAAAATGGTTTAACAATTCACGAATTATTAGTCAGAATAAATTGGAAATTTTTCGAAATAAATTAGAAGAATGTACACATGACCCATTCAGTATTGTTATTAAAAGGTCAAAAATACCATTTGAATTGTTAAAGGATGAAAAGGATTGTGTaaccaaaaaatataaaaatgaaaatttgttaagaattgaaaattataatgatgtatttagtaaaaaaaaaaaaagaaaaaaaccaaaattaaatgtatgtacTATGGAAGAATTTGCAAATAATGCTAAAAGGAAATTGTGCAAATACGAAACAGAAAAAGATACATCCCtagttgaaaaaaaagaaaaaaataaaaataaagaaagagaaaaaaaatatagtagagatgaattattaaaaataggtCAATCCAAAAGAATATGGACTGAGTTATATAAAGTAATAGACAGTTCAGACATTATATTAGAAGTATTAGATGCAAGAGATCCAGTTGGAACAAGATGTAAAAGAgtagaacaaaatattaaaaaacatagatcaaataaacatattattttacttattaacaaaattgaTTTAATACCTACATCAGTAGCAGAGAAATGGATAAAGCTTCTTTCAAAAGAATATCCCACTATTGCATATCATGCAAGTATTAATAAACCATTTGGAAAAGatgatttatttaatattattagacagttttctcaattttataaaaatcaaaaaaagaagcataTTCATATAGGTTTAATAGGTTATCCAAATGTAGGCAAAAGTGCTATAATTAAttcactaaaaaaaaaagttgttTGTGTGTCAGCTTCTGTACCAGGTCAAACTAAATATTGGCAATTCATAAAGTTGACTACtaagatatatttaattgatTCTCCAGGAATTGTACCATACAATATTGAAGATTctgataaaattattaggAATACTATGAGACTTGAAAAAATTACCAACccacatttttatattgatgatattttaaaaattgttaacaaaaaatatatattaaatatttataaactaCCACAAGACTTAACATTCGAAAATTCAGAGGAGTTCCTTGAAATTTTGGCcaaaaaaatgggaaagCTTCTAAAGGGTGGACAACCTGATATCACCGCTGCTTCGAAAATTATCATAAGTGACTGGATCAAAGGAAAGATCCCCTACTTCGTCAACCCAGACACGTACTTAAGGGAAGGCAGTGGAGAAAAGCAGATAGGAGTTGAGGAGGGAGAATCGGAGGAATTTGACAAATGCAACGAAAGTAACGGGGAGAAATATGTGGAGGacaaatga
- the PmUG01_13036100 gene encoding 14-3-3 protein, putative, translated as MLSPLDATMKSTDIHAHIRNSASSFFSSKKKSIILSNEKNGLSNKKENYHKNSKEEGKNKIKMNTKKETETNIVNRIMKDKNVNARNQVRDKMMEGEKNVCSKKREKGINNIYYNINNNSNDVDDPNDKDELPPSVEIHRNNCGVNLTKKRTNLNRIKNSKKQTEQNKEKSFENNKVRINNNSSNAAAATTITSAATATAATTTAAITATSSHYQNRKIGKGKAKMSKSFQELNDRKLTPPCSETQSNSPRIFSKNDDDYDIDVHYDENGMEKEENIKIKKKKILEKYSDLFAECINKIKALVRSSTNENLNVKMNRKSIYNFLKVSYKCSDYNYAIVCAILLLLDRLNNPEEELNEMEKEDLENTLRAYSYHCMISYRQTFKAYHHHSDSNYNNMNRSNNVNGVNNNNNALPKKEASEECIMDPVKKKNICNSIRLKIKNDFLLNCEALINIINLIFSTIDEDKNKFYYIHLNANQYKIISDITETGVKYKYEHLANETYKKAYDIGQIYLQPVDINFLQLASHYINFLYFNLGYEQKALQISIEVFDNSCNLLEHIENTEKAYKCSQILTKIRYNIKLWSKKINKNSILLLTF; from the coding sequence ATGTTAAGCCCACTTGATGCCACTATGAAGTCCACAGacatacatgcacatatcAGAAATTCAGCttcctcatttttttcatcaaaaaaaaaaagcataattttatcaaatgaaaaaaatggcTTGTCTAAtaagaaagaaaattatcataaaaattcaaaagaggaagggaaaaacaaaataaaaatgaacacaAAGAAAGAAACAGAAACAAATATTGTTAATAGAATAATGAAGGACAAAAATGTAAACGCAAGAAATCAAGTAAGAGATAAAATGATGGAGGGCGAAAAAAATGtttgttcaaaaaaaagagaaaaaggaataaacaatatttattataatattaataataacagtaatgaTGTCGATGATCCAAATGATAAAGACGAATTGCCACCTTCAGTTGAAATTCACAGAAATAACTGTGGTGTTAATTTaacgaaaaaaagaacaaatttgaatagaattaaaaattcaaaaaaacaaactgaacagaataaggaaaaatcgtttgaaaataataaagtgaGAATAAACAATAACAGCTCAAATGCCGCTGctgctactactattactTCCGCCGCTACCGCCActgctgctactactactgccGCTATTACTGCTACTTCTTCCCATTATCAAAACAGAAAAATTGGTAAAGGTAAAGCCAAAATGTCAAAATCTTTTCAAGAGCTAAATGATCGTAAGCTAACACCACCCTGCAGTGAAACGCAATCTAATAGCCCAAggattttttcaaaaaatgatgatgatTACGACATAGATGTGCATTATGATGAAAATGGAatggaaaaagaagaaaacataaaaattaaaaaaaaaaaaattttagaaaaatatagtgATCTCTTTGCAGagtgtataaataaaatcaaaGCATTAGTAAGGAGCAGTactaatgaaaatttaaatgtgaaaatgaatagaaaaagcatatataattttttgaaagtaTCATATAAATGCTCAGATTATAATTATGCCATCGTCTGTGCGATACTTTTGTTATTAGACAGATTAAATAACCCAGAGGAAGAATTAAATGAGATGGAAAAAGAAGACTTAGAAAATACTCTAAGAGCTTATAGTTACCACTGTATGATATCATATAGACAAACCTTTAAGGCGTACCATCACCACAGTGATAGTAACTATAATAACATGAACAGAAGCAATAATGTGAATggtgttaataataataataatgccCTACCAAAAAAAGAAGCGAGTGAGGAATGTATCATGGAcccagtaaaaaaaaaaaatatatgtaacagTATTCggcttaaaataaaaaatgattttcttttaaattgtGAAGCTCttataaacataataaacCTGATCTTTAGCACAATTgatgaagataaaaataaattttattatattcatttaaatgcAAATcagtataaaataatatccGATATAACTGAGACAGGCgtcaaatataaatatgagcATTTAGCTAAcgaaacatataaaaaagccTATGACATAggacaaatatatttacaaccAGTAGATATTAATTTCTTACAGCTAGCTAGTCAttatataaactttttatattttaatttaggGTATGAACAAAAGGCTTTACAAATCTCTATTGAAGTTTTTGACAATTCTTGTAATTTATTAGAGCATATAGAAAATACTGAAAAGGCATACAAATGTTCACAAATTCTGACCAAAATACggtataatataaaactgtggtccaaaaaaattaataaaaacagtATTCTGCTCTTAACTTTTTAG